Part of the Borreliella afzelii genome, AGTAATACTTTTTTACCTAAATCTTTTAATATATAGGAAAAAAGTATTGATAATGTGCTTTTTCCGACACCTCCTTTAAGATTTGCTATTGTTATGATATTTGATTTTTTTCTATCCATTTATATATCACTCCTGTATCTTTTAGCTTTTTGCTGTAAAACTTATATACTGTGTTTTCCATTTTCTTTATATGTTCTAAATTAAATTTGTAATATTTGGTATTTTCTTTATCTTTTTTCCTTAATAGTGTTCTAAGAGACTGAATATAGCACTTAATAGAACCCTTGCTGAATTTAAATTCCAAATAATAAAGTTTTTTTATCACATAAGATTTATTGTCTTTTTTTAAAAAGAAAGGCTTTTCTAATTTGTCCCATCCATATTTTATTCCTAAAAATTTATTATCTTCTTTTAAGGGGAAAAGATTAAATAAATAATAATTTTTTTTATTGTTAAGTTTCTGAAAAATTAAACTTAATTTATGATCTTTATTGGTAATTCTAAATTTTATTAAATGTTTAAAAAGTTTTGTATAATATATTTTTTTATTATCAATTTCTTCAATTCTAAAAAAAGCAGTTTTTTCTTTCTCTTCCTTATTTATATTTTCATTATATTCTATTTCTTTTTTATTTATTATTTCCTTTTTTTTTGATTTTAGTTTTTCTAGTAAATTACTCAAATTTAAGCTCCTTTTTTAAAATTCTATTTAAAATGTTACTTGCTATATGCTTTGCATTTCCACTGAAATTAGTTTTTTTATTATTTATCTTCCATTTAGAACTGTATGAATCTTTAAATTCCCCTACAAGCAAATAGAAATCTGTTTTATAGGGAGCATATTGTCTCATAAAGTGAATTTTGTTTTTATATTCTTTAAGTTTGCTTAAAAAGAAAAATAAAATATCTTCTTTTTTATAATCATATGATAAATAGCTAAAGAAATCCTTGTAATTAAAAAGTGTGTTTTTATAAGTTTTCTCTGGATTTTTAGTATGTTTTATTATGCTTTTTATCTCCTTAGTTATTTCTTTAGATAATTTCAATTTTTTTTCTAAAATAGGTTTGTTTAATTCTTTTTTATTAGAATTTTTTTTTAAAATAGATTTAATAGAATTCTTATTATATATATTATTATAAGGTGTTATATATACAGTGACATTTTCAGTGACATTTTCAGTGACATTTTCAGTGACATTTTCAGTGACATTTTCAGTGACATTTTCAGTGACATTTTCAGTGACATTTTCAGTGACAAAATTATCTTTTTCTTTTTTTACTTTCTTATAAAGGGCTGCTTTAGTGCTACTAAAATAAGCATCTATTAATTTATATGCAATAGGTGATACCTTATATATACACAGCTTTCCTTTAAACTTTCCCAGGTTATTTGAGAATGTTAGTATTCTTTTTTCAATTGCTTTTATACGAATTAAAAATCTTAAGTCTTCTCTTAAAGTTCTTATCACGGTTGGTTTATAACTTTCTTTGTTTATATTTGAGTTTAGAACCCTAAGTATGTCTCCTTGATGATGAGGATGGAGTGCTTTTAATTTTTCAGAATTAAAATGAATTCTATGTATTGAAGCAGTATATTTTTCTTCAAAACTTTTATTTAAGTAATTAATTACTGAAATCACCTTTTTTAGTCTAGAGTCTTTTAAAAGTAGTTTATTAGACTTATTAGTGTTAGCTTTATTATGGTCAAGTGAATTTAGTGCCATCTTAGTCTCCTATTTGCCCGTATTAATAAACATTATTATGTATAAAATATTTTAAAATTTCAACCCTTATTTTCAATATTTTTTATTATTTATAGATGCTGTACTTTAAAAAGTACTATCTCCTAATGCTTTTTTATTTTTATTACTATTTATCGTGAAATTCAATGGTCTATAAATAGTTTGAGCTTTGCATTGGATGTTAAGTTTTTTCTTTGTTATAAATAGATTTATTTTGATTCTGAATATACCTTTTAATAACGTTAATAGATGCTCCTTTAGTAGGAATAAGACAATATCTAGGCGACCAAAAATAAGGTTTCCAATAATACTTATTTCAATAAGTAGAATATTTTTTTTATAAGCTCCCAAAGATGCTGTTTTTAGATTATTGATGAATTTAGAAGTTTAAATATTAGGAATAAATTCTAGTAGTAAATAAATATGATTTTTATCATAGTTGAATTTATCAATGGTTATTTCCCACAATAAATATATATTAAGTATTATTTGATAAAGATAAGATGAAAGCTCGTTATTTATTCATTTATGACTATATTTAGCAACAATACTAAGTGATAATTAATATTAATAGAATATACTCAGTGATTATTAAAAATTAGTTTATGTGCCATATGTATTAAGTATAAGATTAAGATATTGCTAAAATAATGAAGTATATTAGCGCTATTAAAGCTTATGAGTATAAAATATATCCTAATACTAATCAAAAGTATTTAGATGTGTAAGATTTTATATAACAAAATGTTAAGTTATAAAATATATTATTATAAAAAATAAGCAAAGTTTTATTACTTATCTAAGTAAATATAAAGAAGAGTTTCCATTTTAAAAAGAAATTAATAGTTCAGCCTTTTATAATTCTCAAATTGATTTAAACTCTCTACACATAATAATTTTTCAGAGAAATTAAAAAAGAAATAGAACATAAGGCAAATTTTTAGAACCAATAATCA contains:
- a CDS encoding DUF226 domain-containing protein — translated: MSNLLEKLKSKKKEIINKKEIEYNENINKEEKEKTAFFRIEEIDNKKIYYTKLFKHLIKFRITNKDHKLSLIFQKLNNKKNYYLFNLFPLKEDNKFLGIKYGWDKLEKPFFLKKDNKSYVIKKLYYLEFKFSKGSIKCYIQSLRTLLRKKDKENTKYYKFNLEHIKKMENTVYKFYSKKLKDTGVIYKWIEKNQIS
- a CDS encoding plasmid maintenance protein, whose product is MALNSLDHNKANTNKSNKLLLKDSRLKKVISVINYLNKSFEEKYTASIHRIHFNSEKLKALHPHHQGDILRVLNSNINKESYKPTVIRTLREDLRFLIRIKAIEKRILTFSNNLGKFKGKLCIYKVSPIAYKLIDAYFSSTKAALYKKVKKEKDNFVTENVTENVTENVTENVTENVTENVTENVTENVTVYITPYNNIYNKNSIKSILKKNSNKKELNKPILEKKLKLSKEITKEIKSIIKHTKNPEKTYKNTLFNYKDFFSYLSYDYKKEDILFFFLSKLKEYKNKIHFMRQYAPYKTDFYLLVGEFKDSYSSKWKINNKKTNFSGNAKHIASNILNRILKKELKFE